In the Hirundo rustica isolate bHirRus1 chromosome 2, bHirRus1.pri.v3, whole genome shotgun sequence genome, cggggaagtggtcacagcaccaagccttaCAGAGTTCAAGAACAGTTTgaacaacactctcaggcacatggtgtgacttttGGGTATCCTGGGtggggccaggagttggacttgatgatctgtGATCTTTgtgggtgccttccaacccaggaGATTCTAGGATTCTATTCAAATGTTAGCTGGATTTCATACAGCCAGGATGACTTATATAACAACGGACTCAGATCCTtctccggaaaaaaaaaaagggaaggctTCACAGTGGAAAACTTTGGCTCTTAAAAATGCAGGGTAGGGACAATGGTGACAAGCAGCTTAACTGGAAAATCTGCTGTTGTGGCATGTCTGCAGTGCTTCCTCTGGATAGATCAATGAGGGAAGTAGGTGAGACTAGAGAAGCGGTTTCAAAATATGCACTGCTCAAAGCATTGAGACTGAGATGATGTCACAAGAGAGTCTTGCAGTTTCTCATTTTAAAGAAGAtgttgaaaaactgaaaagtgAGGCAAAAAGCTCTAGCAGAATTATctgaaggctggaaaaaataCAGTCCAACTAGAAACATTAAAACAACAATCTGATTACCTTATAACACAGAATAAGGAGAAGAGTTTTGTTTCTGGAATGTGGAAAACTGGAACACATGTAAAATATtggatattaaaagaaaaatactggattaaaaaaaaagttaaatgctaattaattaattcagtgACCGTCAGTGTCTGGAAAGAAGTAAGGCAGATGGTTACTTAGGAAAATAGAACAAAAGCAAGGTGATTAAgccattaagaaaaatattaagggCTTGATGGACTGCTGTTTCTTGAGGTATTTAATCTAATCCAAAAGCTTTTTTGGAAGACACTAAATACAAAAGGCTTcctgaaatgtgcttttcttttaacaaaCACAAACCTCATATACGTAGCAGTGTGTGCCCTGCGTGCAGCCAGCATCACTTTTCAGTAAATTGAGGTTCCAGAAGCTATAAAAGGGAAGTGCAGGGTATGTTCCACTATTTCTACTTCCTTACTGTCAATAAGATTAAAGCCCTTAAATCACTTGGATGTTGTGGCAAGTTTCATAGGCATGGATTATGTTCCTGCCATCCCTACAAAATACCAAGGAGAGAATAAATACTCCAGACCAGAAGTCTGACAGCAGTCAGCTAAGCAAGTCAGACCTTGAGTTTTCCTGAGGGACAATTTAACTAAATTTTGCGGTATAAAGAAGGGGGggctttttcagttttgaattcATATCTACAACTCTCTTGGGGGGATTTAAGTGACAAAGCTAAATCCTATGCATTGTGTACTAggatagagaaaataaaagcaacatcATGTTTCTTCATTCATCCATATTAAGAATCCTCTAGGGCAAGGATTAGATCCTTGTTCCAGCACATTGAGCGTGTGTGCAGAAGAGTGAGACCCTCTTCAGACTCATTTTTCTAAgaaccctttttcccttttccaatatttttccatattgTCTCTAGTCCTATTAGCCCTAAAATAATGAAGCGTTTTCAAGGAAATCTTGAGTCTATTGCTCAGgatttgtttctgatttttgagGAGGTTGTTGGGGGCTTTTTTATCTTGCTATATGCCAACTTGTGGTCAGTATTCTGGCAACattccctccttctccctttccattACAGTCTACTATTTTTACTATGAACCTGTAACCAAACAAATCCTGATTGAGAATAGATTATTCAAGAGAGAGTATTGGTTAAAAGCTTCCATTTATcattcatattttatgtttaaatagttcTACCCGGTCTCACTATTTCTTGCATAGGAAACTtggctttttaaagaaacaggTGTGTTTTTCATTGATTGTGATGCGTATTCaatgactgaaaataaaaaacccttaTGCTATAGTCATTTCCATCAGAAAAGCTAAGCTAAGGGAACCCTACCACAAAGTGATGATTAATTAAATGCTGCAAAATGTTTACTTACAATACTGACAGACACCAGGGATATTTCTGCTTAAGGCAGCACTGCACTTTGAACTTACCCCACCTGAATTCTCTCAGGTGATTCCTTTATATACACTTCCCAGTTAGAAGTCTGTGGGTTTCCCCTTACCCACTCAGGAGGTCAAAGGTAGGGAGCATTGTGGTCCTTCCCCATTTTCTGCTTAAGCCCTTATGTGTAAGCAGGGCAGGTTTCATTACTCTGAGGTATTAATGTGTCTAAAAGAGGTGGGAGAGACAGATGCCCATTGTCTGGCTGATCAGACTTCCATCCTTGAAACACCCTGAGAGCAAGAAGCAGCAAGTCTACATACAGACCAAAAAAATGCCATACAAATCCCTCCTAGGAATGCCCATTGTCTTCCTGAAGAAAATTGTTTAGACTTGTTTCTGCCTGAAAATCTTAAATAACTGGCAGGGACTGGCACAAATATGATGTGTCTGGCTCATGATGCTCTGTCTTTGGTCTATTTCAGCCAACTATAGTCAACCTGAGATAGCAGAACTGCACTCCGGGGAACTAAAGCCCAACGGATACTTGAATCTTTCCTGTTCTTCCAGTGGAGGTTATCCAGAGCCCAAGGAGATGACTTGGTTAATTTCACATGAGAACACAACACACAGCAGTACAGCTCACATGGATGTCTCACAGGATGCTGTGACAAAGCTGTACAACGTTACCAGCAAGCTGAATATCCCGGTTCCAACAAAGAGCCACACTAATATTAGCTGCTTGCTTCACCTTAAGGAGCAACTGGGAAGCCTTATCTCAGTCCCACTGGGCATAGGTGAGTCTCTGTTCACCTGTTCCGATTTCTGTGTGGGTAGGAGCAGGCAgtactgcagcacagctgatcACAGACAGCAGCATGGTCATGGCAGGGAATAAACTCTACGTAGGAGTAGAAGTTGGTTAAAAGGGTTGTATGTTCTCCATCCTCTTCACCACTGAAATTCCTCTCTTTTCCACATGGGAAATCTTATTACAGCAAAGAGAGGGGACAAAGAAAGAATTGCTACACAATCCAGAACACAGCCCTATTGATCCCCTCCCTGGAATATGCTGCAGTGGCAACAAAGCAACCCAGGAGTCTGGATCAGGCAGCAACCAGTCTCTGGAGGTGACGGCTGTTGGGAGAGGTTGTCACTTCACAAAATCAGAGAACTGGTGCGGCTGGAAGAGGCACCTGGAGATGATCTAGTTCCACCACTTTGCTCAAGTAGGGTCAACAGGTAGCACAGCGCTTTATCCAGTCGAATTTTAAACATAGATTaaagactccacaacctctctcaGAAAACTCTTCCAGAGTTTGACTACCCTGAGAGTAAAAAAGGGGTCTATTGCTGGTTTAAAGTGCTTGAGCTGCTATTCTCAGTTATTATTTAGAAAGAGGCAGAAGGTTAACAGAAGAGTCACATGGACCATATTTGGCTCACAAACTGCCAAACAGACTGTGCTGAGTTTAAGTGTAAAGACCATGAAACTTGGACTAATATTGGAAGCATTCCTGGTGGTTTTCATAGCATTTGGCAGAATGAAGTGCACATTCCAAAATGActctttggggatttttcttctctgagatTGTGTCTTTTTTCAGACACCTCTTGTAAGAAGAAGCTGGGGACCTGAGTTCCATTATGACTTTACTGCCAGATTATCTCAGGGCTCCACATGGCTGATCCTTTCTTTAAACCAAAGCGgtattttatttatcttctgGACCATGAAAACTTCCTTTCacatgtttttgtttgtaaGCTATGGCACAAGAACATCAAAATAAAGACAATTCCCACTACGGTCATAAGTTCGTTTGGCTTGCACGTGTCTCTTTTAGACAATGCTGAAGATGGAGAGCTGTGCTTCAATTAACAGGAACAGGGAGCCAAGAGGGAAAATTAGCATTGCAGGAAGACCTACCAGGGTAAACATGCTGATGTAAAAGATATTTGCCACTTGTTTGGAAAAAGTTCCACAGTGCAGTTTCCTAAATATAAATTTAGCTAAAACATTAAGTTATCAACACCAGATATGACAAACTGCCTCTGATGTCTTTGCATTCTAGGGCTTTTAAATACTATTAAAATACAATTCAAAAGTCTTCTAATGTTTGTTCAGCTCTGCACATTGCTCACGAGTCTTGAAATGGTTATATTAGTTATGGTGCTGaatcttcctcttttctcttcaattcttttctcctctttggcTTTATGAAAATAGATACCTGACAGTGATAGTGGGTAAGAAACCAGGAACTCCACACAAACATAAGTTTTGTTTGGCAATAACTGAAGCTCTATCAGCTGCTAACCCTGCCAACCAAAAcctccaaaacacaaaaaccagaaaTAGAGGGAAAGTCCTTTGAATTCCCTGCTACTTTCACATCCCTTACAGCATTTCATTAGGCTTTGACCATCATTTCCAACAGACACCAAGTAGTAACGTTTTTCCAACTTGTACGTTGGCACAGTGGCTGCCTCATAGGCTCTTCAATGAATTAAGTTGCTGATCTTTCACACGTTACCCAAATCTCAGAAAGAGTGTTCACCTGCAGGAACAGCTTTACTGCTGTTGAAATGACCGGTGAGACTAGGAAGTTTCACTAGTTATAGGAAAGGTAAATAAAACAATGTGGGTAGTGATTTATTGACATTGTTAAAGCAAAAAGGATGCCAAGGGCCTCCACCTAAACTTCTATTTCATGTAGCTTCGGGATAGAGTGTTGAAAGTAATTATCACCAAATGAAATCTTTGCTGTGTgtatctttctgttttcttattcagagatacaaaagaaagaaatggagcaAGCAAAGATAAATTTCTTTGGCCCAGTTATAGCTGTGGTTGTACTGATCACTTCTGCACTTCTTCTGGGTTTTCTGATATTaaagaagaacagaaatatCTTGTCTACCAACCAGAGTAAGTTACTACTTGTCATTCAGCTCTACCGTTCCTCAACTCACAGGCTTTACCTTTTGTAAACATCCCTTTACCTACTTTCAAACTGCTGGCAGAAGGTTAGGTTTCATGTTGGACTTAAGCTTAACTTCCTAGGACAATTTAGTTCCTGTAACAACTTAGTCCATCCTGCAGCAAGTCAAAGCATCTTTCTCCTGTCTCATCCTGGAATCcacttctccctcttttttgtGACCTATGAGACTGCCACGGTACCAGCTTACCACCTTTTCCTGtaatttcatcctttttttctgggtttggggTAGATTTAGCTCTTAAAATCATTAAACCACATAAATCTTTCTTGTCTATCACCACTTATTAATGAGGTGGAgttggggcagggaggagacGAACTTACATGAAGTGCACAGAAGGAACTGTGGCATCACAGATTTGAACAGAGTATCAAGGCATTGCTCCACCGCAAGCTGCCCAAATACTGGGCTGAAAGAATCATCTTGTACTGGGAACAGAATTTGATCTTGGCATTTCATTTCTCTATTTTGTTCTGAGACTAGTTCTCAGCAGTCCAGGGTTTATTCGGCGCTGAATCATGCTGACATCAGAATCTGTTTTCCTTGTAGCAAGAGGGAAATGCATTTCTCAGTCAGTCCTGTTTCCCTATACAGCCAAGGGTCCTGAGCCCCACCTTGTACTTTTCTCAAATTCTAAGATAACTGGGCACTTACTATCAACTCTTTTACAGCtcctatttttcacatttctgtaaATCACATATTGATCTATTCTAGGTGTCAGTCTAGCAGTCTAGAAGCTATCCAGCTTGAAACTGAGGCCATCAGCCAGACTGCTGACTGGGAACAACCTCTGCACAAAGCAAAGCATGAGGTCCCACGATTTTAGAAGTTCTGCCAGAACAAAAAATCCTCCCCAGAAGCCCTACAGAACAACCTGCAACATTTTTGTGTGATGGTTGAAACCTAGTGCTCAgtgttctctgcttttttttgctCCAGAATGGTAGTAAATATGATGCTCTGCCTGTATGCATGACTACCTTTTTGTTGTATCTTTTACTATGCACTGTGATAATGTAAAATCCTGAGAGTCCATGGAGAAAACAGAGCTGCATGGGTTACAAAGGTCTCAGAAACAGAAGGAGTTAAGCCACAATCTGTGAATCATACCCATCACTGGAAACTTGATCAGAATCCATGGCTATTAcccatggaatcatagaatgacttGGGTTGGAGGGGGCCTTGAAGGTCATCTAGTTTGAAACATCCTGCCCAACCATGGGCCATAAATACTTTTTATGAGGCTTTGTTCTGGTAACTTTCTTGTAAAACTTCACATCCGAAAGAGGAACTTTGGGGCACTTCTCCACCTAAAAGTCATGAAATTACTATCAAGCATTTGAAACTAGAAATAATCTAAAGGAAATACTTGCTTT is a window encoding:
- the CD86 gene encoding T-lymphocyte activation antigen CD86, whose amino-acid sequence is MEVCIFFLCAMILLPGIAASVHPVKAFLHHTVHLSCYFPNSQKIDVKNLINFWQKDINKVVHEVYYGQEKYENLSPEYINRTKVDTGKWTLQLLNAGIEDEGRYQCIIMQKITERATEVIHKSECSLHIIANYSQPEIAELHSGELKPNGYLNLSCSSSGGYPEPKEMTWLISHENTTHSSTAHMDVSQDAVTKLYNVTSKLNIPVPTKSHTNISCLLHLKEQLGSLISVPLGIEIQKKEMEQAKINFFGPVIAVVVLITSALLLGFLILKKNRNILSTNQSVSLAV